The sequence below is a genomic window from Paenibacillus sp. DCT19.
CTGATAGAAGCCCTGCCACAGATAACGTCCAGATTGGCCCTTTCTTATCCACCAAATAACCGCCGCCTCCTGCCCCAATCCCTGAAGCCAGCGCAAGTGGTGTAAACCAATAACCTGAGGCGGTGTTAGACACACCCAGATACTGCTCTACGAAGCCAGGAATGAAGATGACCGAAGCTAGAATAGCGCCTGAGAAAAAGGCGATGAGCAGTGTCCAGCGGAAGGACGCAATGCCCAGCAACTGTGTGGACACAACCGGTTCACGTCCTGATCCTTCGAGCCTTCTCTCAAGAAAGTAGAATACGATCAGTACAACTACACCCAACAAGAAAAATCCATAAAACATCGGTGAACCTACGCTTTGCAGCATATTTACACCGTCCAAATTACTGAAGCTGTACATGAGACTGAGCACACCAATAGTTAGAACAGCAATCCCGCTCCAGTCCACTGCCGCACGGTTCAATTCCTGTTCATCCTGAATATAACGAATACCCGCAATGAACAGTAGGATTGCAATCGGTACATTGATGAGAAATAACCAGTGCCAGTTCCCTGTCATATCCAAAATAAAAGCACCAATGTTTGGCCCCAAGATGGCAGCAACCCCATTCATACCTCCCAACAAGCCCAATGCTGTGCCTTGGCGCTCTGCTGGAAACTTACTGAGCACATAGGAGCTTGCAATGATGAAGATCCCTCCACCGCCTAATGCCTGAATAACACGAGCAACGAGAAAGAACGTAAACGACGTACTTAATGCCACGAGTAAAGACCCAATGCCAAATAAAGCTACTTCAATAAGAAATAACTTCTTACGACCATAGCGGTCTGAAAGTTTACCTGCGATAGGCACACTTACAGCAAGACCGAGAGTGTATAACGTAATCGTCCATGCACCCCAAGTTGGTGATACCCCAAATGAGGCATTCAACGTCGTTAGAGACGATGTGATGATCCCATTATCCAGAGCCGCCATAAATACCCCGACCGCAAACAGAATTAACGGCCATTTCATTTGTTTCTGCATCTCGTGTTACCTCCCGATCACATCATAATTTTGCGATAGATAAACGGACATTATTAAACGCACACAAACTGAACTGATACATCTATATTAAACACTTAAGAACAATTATGACTCACTGGTCATTTTAAATCAAACCCATTTGTTATGTCAATTTATAAATATATAGTTGCAAGTGATATAACACCCTTAAATAAAAAATACCGCCCAACGATTCCTTAGAATCAGAGGGCGGTACTCATATTTTATAACGTGCGTCTGATTTTATCTGTATAGACGACTCTGAATGATGATGAAGATCAAGTTGATATCGTCAATGACCTCGCCTGAATTACTTCATCAGATGACGATTGAGGAATTTCTCAATCGCTCTATACAGATCCAACTGGTTTTCTACATTGGCGAAGCCATGACCTTCATTTGTTTTTAACATATAAGGCACATCTACCCCGCGCTCACGCAGCGCTTCAACAATCTGGTCTGATTCAGCCTGTTTAACACGTGGGTCATTCGCTCCTTGAACGACGAACAAAGGCGCCTTCATCTGATCAATATGGAACAATGGCGAGATCGCCGTAAGCAGCTCCTTATCCTTCTCTGGGTCACCTACACGCTCATAGAACATGTTGCGCTCTGATTCCCAATAAGGTGGCAGTGAGTCCAGCAAAGTGAAGATGTTGGAAGGTCCAACATAGCTGATTCCAGCAGCGTATACGTCTGGAGTGAACGCCAGACCAGCCAAGGCAGCATATCCACCATAAGATGCTCCGTAGATCGCTACTCGGTCCGCATCAACGGTTCCTTCTTCAATCAACCAATTTACTCCGTCTGTAATGTCGTTCTGCATGTCTTTGCCCCACTGTTTATTGCCTGCATCCAGGAATTCCTTACCGTAACCTGTAGATCCACGAAAGTTCACCTGCAGCACAGCGTAGCCTCGACTAGCGAGGAATTGGATCTCAGGGTTATACCCCATGAATCACGAGCCCAAGGTCCACCATGTGGCACCACGACCAATGGTAACTGGGAAGCCTCGACTCCCTTCGGCAATGTCAGATATCCATGGATGGTCAATCCATCACGTGATTTGTACGAGATTGGTTTCATGTCGGACATTTTGTCCTCATCAATCCATGGGGCAGCATCGGCCAGCTTATCCAGCTTGCCTGTTACCGAATCATAGAAGTAGTACGTGCCCATCGACTTGTCGCTATAGGAAATAAATAATACCTGGCCTTCTTCACTGATACTGGACAGGCTAATCTCTTTGCCTGGAACCTTAGCCTTGATGTCTTCCATCAGCTTTTTGAATTCAGCATCAAAAAATTCATAGTTTACTTTATCCGTTTCGTATACAGCTGCAAGAATTTTACCTTTGGCTTTGGATGGCACAAAACTATTAACATCTACGTCTTTGTTTTCAAAGATCGTTTTGGTTACTTGCTTAGTGCTAGGGCTATACTCAACAATTGCTGATTTGTCCCGATCCAAGTTAGAGATTGCGTAGATATTTTTGTTATCGTACGTGAACATAACTGGAGCAAAAGTCTCTCCCAGCTTTGTTGTTAACAACGGCTCAAATGGCTTATCTTCAGAATCACGATACATCAATGAAGAGACATTGCCGTCACTGGATACAGCCACACGGATTTTGCCCTCATGGTCTGTCAGCCAGCCCGTAATATTACCTGGGTTCTCTGCAGCAAGAGTGGCCTCACCAGTATTGATATTGATGCGATATACATCGAAAATCTGAGGATCACGTTTATTCATTGCCACCAGAATTTCATCCGGCACACCTTCGAGCGGATCAATTAAACTCGCTCTGGTGTTAGGGTATGGTGTGAGATCCTTATTGTTTTTGCCATCAATATCCGTTACATAGATGTGGTAGTTCTCATCTCCTGCAGCATCTTTGATGTAGAGCAGCTTATTATCGGTTGCCCATCCAAATCCCATGATGCTCCGTTCAGACTCGCTCGTCACCCGAACAGACTTGTCCTGTCCATTCTCTTTGACCACGATGTTCATACGGTTATTCCACGGCTCCAAGTAAGCCAGATGTTTACCATCTGGGGACATTTGGAATCCTGCCTGAGCAGGCTGTTTGAAGAAGTACTCTAGCGGTGTAAGACCCTCAGACTTCACATCTAGACCTAGCGCAAGATAAAGCGCATCAGCAAATTCCCCGTGAGTTACAGATTGTTTGGCATTAAATGCTGAGCCTTCAATGATAAAATGTTGCTTGATCCGTACAGCATCTTCCACATGAACCGCCGGAATCTGTTTCATATCGCTGTATACAACTTGAATTCCGTTGTCTTTTAATTCAAATGCCCGAGTAAACAACGAGGCCATCTGTGCCCGTGTCAGTGGTGCATCTGGAGCATAACCTTTCGCTTTTCCTTGAATCAGCCCGCTTTGCTTCAGCGCATAAATTGCCGGTGCTGCCTCATCGCTCGCTGATACGTCCGCAAAACCAGTAAGTGAAGCTGGAGCATCCAATTTAAGTACACGCTGTAAAATAACTGCTGCCTCTGCTCGAGTAATCGGCGTGTTTGATTCTACTGTACCGTCTATGTATCCCAGTTGTTGTAACGTTTGTGTTGCTTTTGAAGCGATTGTTTCTGCAACGGTTGCTGTAGGTTTAACAGCTTCCGCAGCTTGTACTGCAGGCTGAATCAGAGCAATAGACATAGCCATGCTCAGCGTTAATGCATATACCTTCTTGCTAATCGAGTTCAATTCATTTCCCCCTTATAAGTGAAATTCATAATATTATGGAATATTCCGTAAATCCATATTATCATGATCAAGCTTATATTGGAAAGAACGCCCATCTGACATCGCCGGTTGGTAGATAGACATCCGAGTTCCCGTTGCATGGTTATATGGTATGTTACTGTGATCCAGCAAACCCGTAGTTGAACAACTTCTTCGTTTCCACAAAGCGTCCTTCCCGGCTTTCGGAACCAAATACAACCGAAATCAATCGTTTACCATTGCGCTCCGTTGTTCCAACAAAGTGGTACCCTGAATCCTCGTCATATCCTGTCTTCAATCCATCATTGCCATCATAAGCATATGGGCCACCTAGGGAGGACAACATCCAATTCGTATTGCTCATATACATGCCTCGCTGATGGATGGACACCTGCATCTGACTGGAGGTCTCTAAAATCTGTGGGTAGTTGGTAATAAGATATTTAGCTAATTTACATGCATCTATAGCTGTCATCACGGTCTGCCCTTGAATCGCTTCAGGACGGTTGGGACCCAGCAGCTTCTCGCTCAATCCAGTTGAATTCGTAAATACGGTCGTGTCTGATAATCCAATGGCCGCAGCTCTCTTATTCATCGCAGACACAAAGTTTTGTTCTGATCCGCTGATATACTCAGCGAGTGCAACGGCCGCATCATTTGCAGAGTACACGGCTACAATCTGAAACAACTCACGCACCGTGAATTGCTCACCTTGCTTCAAAGCTAGATGACTTCCGCCAACCGAGCTTGCATACAAACTAATCGTAACAGAATCTTCCCAATGGATATCTCCGTTTGTGATCGCATCGAGAACAAGCAACTCGGTCATTAACTTACTGACCCCTGCCGGAGCTGTTCCTTCTGAACCATTAAAGTCCAGCAAAATCTGCTCTGTTCGCATATCCATCAGCACAGCAGACTCCGCTTTGATTCCCGGTTTGCCTACTAACATGTCTGGTTTAACACCCAAATATATAATAATGAGCAGAGCTAACAGCATTCCTGCACGTTTCCACCACTTTTTCATCATGAATTCACCTCTTACCTATATAGACGAAGTGAAGAGGCATTTTGTCTGCACTTTTTTGAAAAAAAGTTAAATTTTTTTTATTTTTTTGTCATCAAATAAAAACATGGATTCCTACACCCATGCCAGAGTGTAGAAATCCATGTTTAGATGGTTCATTTTATAACATCCTAGAAGAATGATTCATAGATTTAATCACCGAAAGTTACGAAGGACCCCAATCCTTAATCGATGTTAAATCATTGTAAAAGTAACCTTTACTTCTAATCGTGGCACTTTAGATCATGCACGACTTTAGATTTACTCAGCTACGACAGCTTTGTCTGCATTAACAGCCAATTCGTGCAAGTATACGCCAGTACCGTCACCAATTGCGTAGTTCATTACACGTTTGTTAACAGGTACTACAACTGCACGATACAGTGTTGGGAATACAGGAACTTCATCAACCATGTACTGCTGCCATTCGTTGTAAATCTCTTTACGCTTGTCTACATCGAATGCTTCAGCGGATACACCTGCTGCCAGCAATCTGTCGTTTTCTTCGCTAGAGAATCTAGGGAAGTTATACAGTGCGTCGCGGCCATACAATCCAGAAGGATCTACGTCGATACCAACGCCCCATGCTGCTTGATATACATCAATGTTAGGATCATCTTTACCTGTGTTACCTACGCGGTCATAGAAGCTGTTGAACTCAACCATTTCAAGGTTTACTTTCAGACCGATTGCTGCCCAAGATTGAACATAGTAACGTGCCAGTGGTTCAGCTGTGTCGCCACCTGTCATAGATACGAAGTTAATTTCGAGTGGGGAACCGTCCGGATTGGTACGGAATTCACCATCTAATTTGTATCCAGCTTCGTCTAGCAATTTTTTCGCAGCTTCAGGGTCATAAGCAACACCTGGGTTGTTAGAATCGTGGAACTCAGGGTGAGATGGTGGAATCAGAGTTGTTGCATTCCAACGCAAACCGTTATAGAAACGTTTACCAACCTGATCATTATCTACAGCCATCCACATTGCTTTACGCAAGTTTTTGTCGCCCATTTTAGCATCTGTATTACTTACAACTTTACCATTGTCAGCATCCCATGTACCCAGTTTGAAACCGATGTACGTGTAAGCACGGTCGATCGTACCAAGGAATTCTACGTTAGACATGTCCGCATTGTCTTTATATTGATCTGTCGGGAACGCATCTACGAGGTCTACGCCGCCAGATTTCAATTCTTGAACAACCGTTGTTGGGTTAATAACTTTCAAAGTTACTTTATCCAACTTCGGAGCTCCACGCCAGTAATCTTCGTTCTTCACATAAGTTACTGACTCACCTGGAGTAATGGTTTCAACTTTAAATGGACCGAAACCAATTGGCGTTTCACGTACTTCTTTGGAAGAAGACATTTTCGCTACTTCCATATCACCGAAGATATGTTTAGCGAGTGGGTAAGTCCACACACCACCTGTCAACAGGGAAGGTGTGGATTCTTTATACGTAATGCTGATTTGTTTCTCACTCAGCACTTTAATACCAGAGATTGTATCTGCAGTACCTGCATGGAACTCGTCCATACCTACTACACTTGTGAAGTTGGAATCGTAACGAGGACCATCATAGTCTTTGCTACCAATAGTTTCATAAGCAAACTGCAGATCTTCAGCTGTTACAGGCTTGCCATCATGCCAGTTTACGTTATCACGAATCGTCAATGTGAACGTCTTGCCATCTTCGGATGTTTCGTATGTTGCTGCACCATCATTAGTGTATACATAGTCTTTGTCCCAATCTAGCAAACCTTCATCAAACCATCCCAGAACTTTGGAGTCCGGGTTACCAGAATAGAAGTTAAAGTTTAATGTACCTTCAAAAGCCGTATCGGAAACGAGACCATAGGTGATTGATCCGCCTTCAATCGCTGTGCCTTCATTTGTTTTAACATTGTTGAAATCTTCAATGGAGTAAACGCCCTCTTCATTAGCAGGCTTTTCTTCCGTCTTCTCTTCCCCTTGATTAGCCGTAGGCGCTGGAGTTGCTTCTTTCTCTGAGCTACATGCTGCAAGCACCAGTACGAAGACCAACATCACTGTGAAAAATATACCCCGTGAAAAAAATCCTTTTTTCATGAACCTTTCCTCCCTTTTTTTAACCTCTTCTTTGTCTTGCATCAGTCGCACGCTTCAGAGCTTGTCCGACATTATTTATACTCAACATCAATACTAAGATTAGTAGTGACGCAGGTAGCCATATCCACCATCTAAATTCCAACGTTTGCGGATTACGAGCATAGCTTACGAGTGTTCCAAGACTAGGCGTACTTTCTGGGAAACCAAACCCCAGGAAAGACAACCCGGATTCGAGGCCAATGTTGGCAGCGAGGTTCAACGTCATCGTTACGATAATTATCGAACTTAGATTGGGAAGAACCTGTGAGAAGATAATCTTCACATGGGATGATCCCAATGTTTTTGACGCTTTTACATATTCTAGTTCACGCTCCTGCAATGCCTTAGACCGGATCAGCCTAGCAATCCCCATCCATAGGAAGGCAGTCATAATTAGCGAGAACGAAATAATATTATATTTGGGTACTGCTGTAACAAACGCGATAACGATCATCATAAACGGAAGAACCATGAAGAAATCAACAATACGCATGAATATATTATCAACTAATCCTCCGAAGTAACCGGATAGGATACCGACCACGATTCCCAATAACCCTGTCATTAGCGTAACCAGGATTGCAATCGTTAGTGAGTTACGTGTACCGATGATTAGTTGTCCGAATACATCACGACCTCCGTAGTCAGTCCCGAGCCAATATTGCGCAGAAGGCGGCTCATACAAGGCGAACAAATCTACTTTTACGATTTCATCTTGATCCAAGAGCAGTGCTGTTCCATATACCAGTAATAAGACGACCCCCAAAAATATGAGCGAGATTAATGCAATCTTATCTCGGACAATTTCCCTCCACAATATGTTCAGGCTGGAGGGGCTTTTATCAATCTTCTGTGAAGTTATAACGACATCATTGGCCTTGCTCATCTTATTCACCCCGAAATCTTCAAGTTCTTACTTAATCCGAATACGCGGATCTACCAATCCCAGAATAATGTCAGACAACAATGATCCTAGAATTGTAGCTATACCAAATAGTAGGACAAGCGCTGTTACAACACTGAAATCTCGAAGAGAGATTGAGGTCAGGAACAACTGCCCCATGCCCGGATAACTGAATATACTCTCAATGAAAATCGTTCCTCCGATAAGCCCCGTAATCTCATAACCGAAGAATGCGGCGATCGGCAGTAGAGAGTTTCTCAAAATATGTCTGTTGTACACTCGTGATTCCGAGGCACCCTTGGCTCTAGCAGTAAGAACAAATTCTTTATGCTTGATATCAATAATTTCACTACGCAAGTACTGAACAGTTGATACTGTAGTAATCAATGCCATAGATAATGCCGGTAATAACAAATGATAGAACTTGCTTGCAATGTACTCGAATGTTCCTGGTGTAAGTCCAGGTGCTACGCTACCTCCCGTCGGGAATAAGCCAAAGTGGAAACCAAAAATCCACAACATAACGAGTGCAAAAATAAATAATGGTGCTGCAAAACCTAGATAGGTATAACCCGTAATTAATCGGTCAGACCATGTATCATTATAACGACCACTGATAATACCTAGTGGAATCGCAATTAAATACGTGAATACAAGTGTTGCAAACGCAAGCCAGAACGTATTCGCTATACGTTGACCAATGAGATCCATAACTGGCATTTTAAATCGGAAGGATTGTCCAAAATCACCTTGTGCGGCATTTCTGATCCAGTCCCAATACTGCACATACCATGGATTATTAAGGCCAAGTCGTTCCCGCTGTTCATCCAGTGCTTTCGGATCAATGCTTGGATCAAGCAAACCGGTTAGTGCATCCCCTGGCATCGCCTTGGCCATCAAGAAGACCAAAAGACTAAGCAAAAAGATCTGAGGGATCATAATCATGATTCTTCGTACTATTATTTTCCACATGGTCTTCAACCTTTCTGAGGTAGAGCTACTCGGTGAGTATTAGAAATGGATTGGAGCGAGTATGCAAGCCCTTCCTCATCAAAGAAGTTTCGATATGAATTCTCGTACTCTGACTTGACCATTTTACGAAAGGCAACCATTTCCTCCCGTTTGCTTGGATCCATATCCGGAATAGCTGCAATAAGACGTTTGGTATAGATATGCTGTGGGTTCTCAAAAATATCATCTGTTGTTCCCTGCTCCACATATCGACCTTTATACATAATCCCAATCTGATTACACATATGCCTTATGATCCCGAGATCATGGCTAATGAACAGATAGGTCAAATTCAATTCCTTTTGAATATCCTGCATGAAGTTTAGCACCTGGGCTTGTACCGATACGTCCAGTGCGGATACAGGCTCATCAGCAATGATCAGTTTCGGCTTCAAGGCGATTGCTCGCGCAATTCCGATCCGCTGACGTTGACCACCGGAGAATTCATGTGGATATTTGTAGATGGATTCAGGACTAAGCCCGACCTTCTCTAGTAATTCTCTTACTTGTTTTTTCTCTTCCGTAGCCGTCAGTCGCTCGTAGTTACGGAGTGGCTCGGCAATGATATCAATAACCCGCTTCTTCGGATTAAGGGAAGAGTACGGATCCTGGAAAATCATTTGCACATCGCGCTGAAGCTGCCGATCTTTACGACGTTCTGTGGCTAGATTTTTGCCATTAAACATGACCTTGCCCTCTGTTACGTGATTCAGACCGATAATGGCTCTTCCTGTCGTCGTTTTACCAGAACCAGATTCCCCGACAAGTCCATAGGTTTGTCCTTGTTCGATGGAGAAGCTAACATCATCAACTGCTTTGATACTTCCAATCTCGCGCTTGAGCAAGCCACCACGAATCGGAAAATGTATTTTGAGTCCTTCTACTTCTAGTAGTGCCATTATGTTGTTCCTCCTCAGCTTTGATCAGGGAAATGAAAGTGCTGGTAACAGGTGCATCTTACATAGTGACCTGGCGCAATTTCATGCATCTGTGGGTTCTCTTCATGAGCCGAATCATCAATCCATGGAATTCGGGCCTTGAAGCGGCACCCTTGGCGAGGAAGATTTTTAAGTGAAGGAACGATGCCTTGAATGACATGCAGCTTCGACTTCTCGTCTGTATCTGTAATCGTAGGAATAGAATTTAATAGTGAACGTGTATAAGGATGTTGAGCATTGCTCATCAAGGTATAGATATCTGCAATTTCAACAATCTCACCTGCATACATGACTGCAACCCGGTCGGCCATTTCAGCTACTACACCGAGGTCATGCGTGATTAGGATGATGCCTGCATTGATCTCATTCTTCAGATCGCGAATAAGTTCTAGGATTTGTAGTTGAATGGTAACATCCAGTGCGGTAGTTGGCTCATCGGCAATTAACAGTTCAGGTTTATTGGCAATCGCAATGGCTATAACAACTCTCTGTCTCATACCGCCTGATAGTTCGTGAGGGTACTGCTTATAAATATGTTCAGGTCGTGGAATTCCGACTTGGTTAAGCAGATCGATAACTTTCACTTTCTTATCTTTGGAAGAAAGCTTAGGTTGATGCAGCGTCAGAATCTCTTCGATCTGTTCGCCGATAATCATTAGAGGATTTAGTGCTGATAACGGGTCCTGGAAAATCATACCCATCTCATTACCACGAAGTTTGTTTAATTTGTTAGGAGATATATTAGCTATATCCTGTCCTTTATACAAAATTTGACCTTCAATTTTTGCTTTGTTGTGCAAGCCCATCAGTGAGAAGGCAAATGCACTTTTTCCCGATCCCGATTCTCCTACGATAGCTAACACTTCATTTTTCTTAACGGTAAGGTTAACGTGGTCAACTGCTGCGTAATAGTCATCTTCAATTCTGAAAGATGTAGTTAGATTTCTGACTTCCAATAGGTCTGTATTCAAATCAATCACCCTAACCCCAAAATTTCCGCAGAATGTATTCTTCACAAGATGAATGCATCCACTGTATATTTCCATGTTTTTGAAGACAACGAACAAATTTTTATACAAAATGCGAATTCAGCAAATGAATTAAACTTTTGTATTTTAATTTAGACCATTGGTCAATTAATGTTGAGCATTCCTACCGGGATTATATAGCAAAATAATTAATGTAATCATACGTGTAAATTTAGGTGACGTCAATGCTTATTTTGAGATTTTTGGAATAAATGTTTTTTATACCACAGTTTTGGGTATTAGCTATGCTAAAAAGGTAAATATTAAGGAGTTTCGAGCATTAAAGGAGGGGGACATCTGGAAGTTTTACATTAAGTAGAGTTGTCAAAATTATAAACATAACATTAACGTTACATATAATGTATATATAAGTGTAGCATATAGCCGATATAATCTCTTATAATAAACATATATGTTAACTTTGTGATATGTGTGGTTAGTTCTAGTCGTTTAGAAGTAAACGCATACTTACAAACAAATATATACAAATATGATACTGGCTACCCTTTTATTGAATCAACGGTTTATTGCTAGTTATTATAGTATAAATTTTTTTATTTACTGCTGTAAAGGACTAATTGTCATCTTTTATCATTTTTTTTACAAAACAATGAAAAAAGCCCTGCAAAATGCAGGACTTTACTAATAAACATACGTATAAGTGAATATTAATAATATTAATTATTGCATAACCGGTGGTCGTTTGCCCCGCTTTAATTCGTTAATGCTTAAGCCAAAATCCATTTGCAAATGAGGGTAGTCGGGAAAGTTAGCCCAATCCCCTCCCCAAGTAAATCCCAGGTCTTTTGCAAGCGCAACAACCTCCATCCAATCAGGCTCACCATTACCGTTATCGTCTCGTTCCATATCCCATACAATCTCTCCTTGAGGTGTACGAAGAGCGAAATCAATGGCTAATCCATAATTGTGATAAGATTCTCCGCCTCTGGCGTTGGTGACAATGTTCCCAGTACCTGTACGTCCTTGATCAAACAGTGCATCCTGTTCCTCTATACTTCGATAACCATGAGTAATGACAACCTCTATGCCACGCCTGGCTGCTTTTCGTACCAACAGCTCCTCACTCTCAGCGACAAGGGGATGTAGGCCTGTAATTGGAATAACTTCTTGCGAGCTCCCCGGCCATATTTCATATACATCATCTTTTTGCTGAAGCCATATATATACAACGACAAGGAGCAAAGTAGCGATAAGCCAAAATCGTAAACTACTTTTCCGTTTTTGCTGTTTTTTGCGTTTCGATTTGTTCATTATAATCTCCTGATGTAGTGAACTTTAATATGACCACCTTCATTTAGCCTATACCTTATATCATAACATCGGACTTTCCTAATGCACAATTTAGCCGAATAATATCCAAACGCAAGTGCATTTTGAAATAAGTAATTAATGAATATGCAAAAAAGCAGCCGGCTATAAGCCGACTGCTTGGTATCCATGCTGAGTAAGACTACTCAGTAGTGTATGGCAATAATGCGATTTGACGGGAGCGTTTGATTGCAATCGTCAAAGCACGTTGATATTTAGCGCTAGTACCTGTTACACGGCGTGGCAAAATTTTTCCACGTTCGCTGATAAATTTACGAAGCAAGTCCGTATCTTTATAATCGATGTGAGTAATTTTGTTTGCTGTGAAGAAGCATACTTTACGACGTTTGTTACGACCGCCACGACGTGCTGGTCTTTTATCGTCTCCGCCTTCTCTTTGCTTGAAGCCCATGCTTTTCAGTCCTTTCCTATCGTGTAACTAATATCTCCTTAGAGAATCGGTTCACGTTAAAATGGCAAATCATCATCCGATATATCAATCGGTTTTCCGTCATCGGAAAAAGGATCCTGATTGTTGCTACGCGAATTATTATTGTTCGCGCGCCCGCCGCCTCCGTAAGAAGGCTCTTCACGCATTGGTTGCCCACCGCCGCCACCGTTGTTATCACGGTTAGCTGACTCCAAGAAACGGACGTTATCGGCAATGACTTCGGTCACGTATACACGTTTTCCTTCGTTATTCTCGTAGTTCCGTACTTGAATGCGTCCTTCGACTGCAGCTAGGCGTCCTTTGCGCAAATAGTTTGCACAAGTCTCAGCAAGCTGTCTCCAGGTTACGACCGGAATGAAATCCGCTTCCCGCTCTCCCCCTTGGCTTGTAAACGGTCTGTCCACTGCCAAAGTAAATTGCGTAACTGCTACTCCTGCTGGAGTATAACGCAACTCAGGATCCCGGGTTAACCGGCCGATCAGAATGACACGGTTCAACAATGTAATCCCCTCCTTCAGAGCGTATTGGTGCGTTAATCACGAGTTTTGTCTTAAGCAGACTTAACGTCGTTCGTAATGAGATAACGAATTACTTCGTCAGAAATCTTCATGAGACGCTCAAGTTCAGTAACAACTGCTGGTTCAGCAGTGAAGTGTACCAAAACATAAACACCATCACGGAATTTCTTGATCTCATACGCAAGACGGCGTTTACCCATAACGTCGTGAGCTGTAACTTCACCACCGCCGTTGGAGATGATGCCTTGGAATTTATCGACTGTAGCTTGAACAACTTCTTGCTCAACGTCAGGACGAATAATGTACATCACTTCATATTTGCGCATAATTTTCACCTCCTTATGGACTCTGGCCCTCAATCCAGGTTGAGAGCAAGGAACGAGCACAAACTCGAACTATATTAATATAACAAATACAGAACCATAATGCAAGCAAACGTTCCCTTTATATATGACACATGATCACCCGTACTATGGAGCACACTACAGAAGCTACAACGAAATACATTAGCCAAGGAGGTTTTTCATATCATGGGCGAAAGAACTGAGTTTGAACCAGGAGACAAAGCTCCAAATGATGGCGAGTACACCGAAGTCGGTGAGAATAGCTTTCACACGGAGATCAACAATCCAAAGCGAGTAACGCTGCATAAGGGTGAATCCTTCCCAGAGACAAGCAATCATAATCGTAAGTG
It includes:
- a CDS encoding M15 family metallopeptidase, giving the protein MNKSKRKKQQKRKSSLRFWLIATLLLVVVYIWLQQKDDVYEIWPGSSQEVIPITGLHPLVAESEELLVRKAARRGIEVVITHGYRSIEEQDALFDQGRTGTGNIVTNARGGESYHNYGLAIDFALRTPQGEIVWDMERDDNGNGEPDWMEVVALAKDLGFTWGGDWANFPDYPHLQMDFGLSINELKRGKRPPVMQ
- the rpsR gene encoding 30S ribosomal protein S18, giving the protein MGFKQREGGDDKRPARRGGRNKRRKVCFFTANKITHIDYKDTDLLRKFISERGKILPRRVTGTSAKYQRALTIAIKRSRQIALLPYTTE
- the ssb gene encoding single-stranded DNA-binding protein, with the protein product MLNRVILIGRLTRDPELRYTPAGVAVTQFTLAVDRPFTSQGGEREADFIPVVTWRQLAETCANYLRKGRLAAVEGRIQVRNYENNEGKRVYVTEVIADNVRFLESANRDNNGGGGGQPMREEPSYGGGGRANNNNSRSNNQDPFSDDGKPIDISDDDLPF
- the rpsF gene encoding 30S ribosomal protein S6, which encodes MRKYEVMYIIRPDVEQEVVQATVDKFQGIISNGGGEVTAHDVMGKRRLAYEIKKFRDGVYVLVHFTAEPAVVTELERLMKISDEVIRYLITNDVKSA
- a CDS encoding YjzC family protein, which codes for MGERTEFEPGDKAPNDGEYTEVGENSFHTEINNPKRVTLHKGESFPETSNHNRKWKKLTKARVH